The following proteins are co-located in the Echinicola sp. 20G genome:
- a CDS encoding S41 family peptidase — MMFKKLINFIGVVLLIPMVNYAQVDAKIAQFPDVSATQITFSYGGDIWVVPKTGGLANRLTTSAGTESFPKFSPDGNSIAFSGVYNGNGDVYVMPVKGGMPERLTYHGMGDRVTDWFSDGKHILFTSSRESEKQRFSQFYKVPASGGMPEKLPVPYGEFGMISPDGDQIAYTPKSRAFRTWKRYKGGMATDIYTFNLADNSSENISKSIYNDEFPMWTSDKIYFLSDRGENRRNNIYSYNLSSKAIDQVTDFSEFDVMFPSIGEEEIVFTAGGKIYLLDLTTEAHYEVPIQVSSDVASLMPRKENVKDYIQNVWLSHDGNRAVFEARGELFSVPAKDGPVINLTQTSGVAERYPSWSPDGKYIAYWSDRSGEYELTIKDMENGGEEKELSSYGAGYRYQPYWSPNSKKVAFVDKAMDIYIHDMETNETSHVDKQKYLYQYNLDNFTVVWSPDSRYLAFEKNLNNLNNSIAIFDTQSDELHEVTSGFYSDRNPVFDPEGKYLYFFTNREFDPIYSDFEGAWVYANSTQIAALPLEKATASPLAPKNDTTSIKEEEKADGEEKKDKKGDKKKEDESKGDDKSVKIDWDGMEQRLVVLPVSAGNYSMLNAVKGKVLYIKHPQSGASSLQYYDIAEREEKAIIENVNGYRLSADGEKALVVSRGSFGVIGIGAGKKLEDKMPTEKMEMTLVPKEEWRQIFNDAWRLERDFFYDPNMHGVDWEAMRDQYGKLIDNAITREDVNYIIGELIGEISASHTYRGGGDTEHANTKSVGYLGIDWGVKDDAYYVKKIIRGAPWDNEARSPLDQAGVDVNEGDFILAVNGVAMDLSKDPWAAFEDLAGETVELTVNDEASLEGAKKVVVKTMGSETRLRNLAWIEANRKRVEEATDGKIGYIYVPSTGLDGQYELTRMFYGQFNKEGLIIDERFNNGGQIPDRFIELLNRKPLAFWAVRDGETWQWPQVANFGPKVMLINGWSGSGGDAFPDYFRKAGLGPLIGTRTWGGLIGISGAPSLIDGGSVTVPTFRMFDPDGGWFKEGHGVDPDIEVLEDPTALANGTDPQLEKAIEEAMKLLQEHPPVKPTVPEYEVK; from the coding sequence ATGATGTTTAAGAAATTAATCAATTTCATAGGAGTAGTTTTGTTGATTCCTATGGTAAATTATGCTCAGGTAGATGCCAAGATCGCCCAATTTCCAGATGTATCAGCAACCCAAATTACCTTCAGCTATGGTGGAGATATTTGGGTGGTGCCAAAAACGGGAGGTTTGGCTAATAGACTAACCACTTCTGCAGGAACAGAATCCTTTCCCAAATTTTCCCCTGATGGGAATTCCATCGCCTTTAGTGGGGTCTACAACGGAAATGGCGATGTCTATGTAATGCCAGTAAAGGGAGGTATGCCCGAGCGCCTCACTTATCACGGAATGGGTGATCGCGTGACAGATTGGTTCAGTGATGGAAAGCATATCCTTTTTACTTCGTCCAGAGAAAGTGAGAAGCAGCGTTTCAGTCAGTTTTATAAAGTGCCAGCCTCAGGAGGAATGCCGGAAAAACTCCCAGTGCCTTATGGCGAGTTTGGAATGATTTCTCCAGACGGAGACCAGATTGCATATACTCCTAAGAGTAGGGCTTTCAGAACCTGGAAGCGCTACAAAGGAGGCATGGCCACCGATATTTATACTTTTAATCTCGCTGATAATTCTTCTGAAAATATCAGCAAGAGTATTTATAATGATGAATTCCCGATGTGGACTTCGGATAAGATTTACTTCTTGTCTGACCGCGGAGAAAATAGAAGAAACAATATCTACAGTTATAACCTGAGCTCTAAAGCAATCGATCAGGTGACTGACTTTAGTGAGTTCGATGTCATGTTTCCAAGTATTGGAGAGGAAGAAATCGTGTTTACTGCTGGGGGCAAGATTTACTTGTTGGATTTAACAACCGAAGCGCATTATGAAGTGCCCATACAGGTCAGCTCTGATGTGGCTTCTTTGATGCCAAGAAAAGAGAATGTAAAAGACTACATCCAAAATGTATGGCTTTCGCATGATGGAAACAGGGCTGTATTTGAAGCTAGGGGGGAATTGTTTTCCGTGCCTGCCAAAGATGGTCCTGTGATTAACCTGACCCAAACTTCCGGTGTGGCTGAACGTTATCCATCCTGGTCACCTGATGGAAAATATATTGCTTACTGGAGTGATCGTTCCGGAGAATATGAATTGACCATTAAGGATATGGAGAATGGTGGTGAGGAAAAGGAGTTGAGCTCTTATGGTGCTGGATATAGGTATCAGCCATATTGGTCACCTAATAGTAAAAAAGTAGCCTTCGTGGACAAGGCCATGGATATTTATATCCATGATATGGAAACCAATGAAACCAGTCATGTGGACAAACAAAAATACCTGTACCAGTATAACCTGGATAATTTTACAGTGGTCTGGTCTCCTGACAGCCGCTACCTGGCTTTTGAGAAAAACCTTAACAACCTGAATAACTCCATTGCGATTTTTGATACACAATCAGATGAGCTGCATGAAGTAACTTCTGGCTTTTACAGTGATCGAAATCCCGTGTTTGATCCAGAAGGAAAATACTTGTATTTCTTTACCAATCGAGAATTTGATCCTATCTACAGTGATTTTGAAGGTGCTTGGGTATATGCCAATTCCACACAAATCGCTGCGCTTCCTCTAGAGAAAGCAACAGCTTCTCCTTTGGCGCCAAAAAATGATACGACTTCTATAAAAGAAGAAGAGAAAGCAGATGGTGAAGAGAAGAAAGATAAAAAGGGTGACAAGAAAAAGGAGGATGAAAGTAAAGGTGATGACAAGTCAGTAAAGATTGATTGGGATGGAATGGAACAGCGACTGGTGGTACTTCCAGTTTCAGCTGGTAACTACAGTATGCTAAACGCTGTCAAAGGAAAAGTCCTTTATATCAAACACCCTCAAAGTGGAGCCTCTTCTCTTCAGTATTACGATATCGCTGAGCGGGAAGAAAAGGCGATTATTGAAAATGTAAATGGCTACAGGCTTTCTGCAGATGGAGAGAAGGCATTGGTGGTATCAAGGGGCTCGTTTGGTGTGATCGGCATTGGTGCCGGCAAGAAATTAGAAGACAAAATGCCTACGGAAAAGATGGAAATGACCTTAGTCCCCAAAGAAGAGTGGAGGCAAATTTTTAATGATGCTTGGAGGTTAGAGCGTGATTTCTTCTATGACCCCAATATGCATGGAGTAGATTGGGAAGCCATGCGCGACCAATATGGTAAATTGATTGATAATGCCATTACCCGAGAGGATGTAAATTATATCATTGGAGAGCTGATCGGAGAGATCAGTGCTTCTCATACTTACCGGGGCGGTGGAGACACAGAGCATGCAAATACAAAGTCAGTAGGTTATCTTGGCATTGATTGGGGAGTGAAGGATGATGCTTATTATGTAAAGAAAATCATTCGTGGAGCCCCTTGGGACAATGAAGCCCGATCACCATTGGATCAAGCAGGTGTAGATGTAAATGAAGGAGACTTTATTTTAGCAGTGAATGGCGTGGCCATGGATCTTTCAAAAGACCCTTGGGCAGCTTTCGAAGATTTGGCAGGTGAAACAGTAGAGTTGACAGTGAACGATGAGGCCAGTTTGGAGGGAGCCAAAAAAGTAGTAGTGAAGACAATGGGAAGTGAAACCCGCTTGAGAAATTTGGCTTGGATAGAGGCCAATAGAAAAAGAGTGGAAGAAGCAACTGATGGAAAGATCGGTTATATCTATGTGCCTAGCACCGGTTTGGACGGACAATATGAACTGACAAGGATGTTCTATGGGCAGTTCAACAAGGAGGGGCTGATCATTGATGAAAGGTTCAATAATGGAGGACAAATACCTGATCGCTTTATCGAGTTGTTGAACAGGAAACCTTTGGCTTTTTGGGCAGTTCGGGATGGGGAAACCTGGCAATGGCCGCAGGTAGCTAATTTTGGCCCCAAGGTGATGCTGATCAATGGTTGGAGTGGTTCTGGAGGAGATGCTTTTCCAGACTATTTTAGAAAAGCTGGCCTAGGACCGCTGATTGGAACCAGGACCTGGGGTGGATTGATAGGGATTTCTGGGGCTCCGTCTTTGATTGATGGGGGCTCGGTTACGGTGCCAACTTTCAGAATGTTTGATCCTGATGGAGGGTGGTTTAAGGAAGGCCATGGTGTGGATCCAGATATTGAAGTACTGGAAGATCCTACAGCTTTGGCAAATGGTACTGATCCACAATTGGAAAAAGCCATAGAAGAAGCCATGAAGTTGCTCCAAGAGCATCCGCCGGTAAAACCAACCGTTCCTGAATACGAAGTGAAATAA
- a CDS encoding hemolysin family protein, with amino-acid sequence MTLLILYLFLAIGISFLCSALEAALLSITPSYIASQQEKGKAYARQLMKLKENINQPLAAILSFNTIAHTVGAAGVGAQAVEVFGQQYFGWISAGLTIAILIFSEIIPKSIGANYWKQLAPYIGGILKVMIYGLYPLVKISEFLTRFFKTEEQHTMSREELSAMASIATKEGVFQEGESKIIQNLIRFRSILVASVMTPRTVTVALEQEETVKDFYTKKESRRFSRFPIFDGTIDNINGYIMKHDVLAELAEDHFDMKLKALKREIMVVYEHYPIPSVLEMMLNKREHIALVVDKYGGMSGIVTLEDILETLLGMEIQDESDEEKDMQLLARNQWEARAKKMGLIFDKPSENID; translated from the coding sequence ATGACTTTATTGATCCTTTACCTCTTTTTGGCTATTGGCATATCTTTTTTATGTTCGGCATTAGAGGCTGCCCTTTTGAGCATCACCCCTTCCTATATTGCGTCACAACAAGAAAAAGGGAAGGCCTATGCGAGGCAATTGATGAAACTAAAGGAGAATATCAATCAACCTCTGGCCGCGATTCTATCTTTTAATACCATTGCCCATACGGTAGGAGCTGCTGGAGTGGGCGCTCAGGCGGTTGAGGTTTTTGGACAACAATATTTTGGGTGGATTTCTGCTGGTTTGACCATTGCCATTTTGATCTTTTCAGAAATTATTCCCAAGTCTATTGGAGCAAATTATTGGAAACAGCTGGCGCCTTATATTGGAGGGATCCTGAAAGTGATGATTTATGGCCTTTATCCATTGGTGAAAATTTCCGAGTTTTTGACCCGTTTTTTTAAAACAGAGGAGCAGCATACCATGAGTCGCGAAGAGCTTTCAGCAATGGCCAGCATAGCTACTAAAGAAGGAGTGTTTCAAGAGGGAGAATCAAAAATTATCCAGAACTTAATTCGATTTAGATCTATTTTGGTAGCCAGTGTCATGACACCAAGGACGGTGACAGTGGCCCTTGAACAAGAAGAGACAGTTAAGGATTTTTATACCAAAAAAGAATCTCGAAGGTTTTCCCGTTTTCCCATTTTTGATGGTACAATCGATAATATCAATGGATATATCATGAAGCATGATGTCTTGGCAGAGTTGGCCGAAGATCATTTCGATATGAAATTGAAAGCGCTGAAGCGAGAGATTATGGTGGTGTATGAACATTATCCTATCCCATCGGTTTTGGAAATGATGTTGAACAAGAGAGAGCATATAGCTTTGGTGGTGGATAAATACGGCGGGATGTCGGGGATTGTAACCCTGGAAGATATTTTAGAGACGCTGCTTGGAATGGAGATTCAAGATGAAAGTGATGAAGAAAAAGATATGCAGCTTTTGGCTAGAAATCAGTGGGAGGCAAGGGCAAAAAAGATGGGGCTGATCTTCGATAAGCCCAGTGAAAATATAGATTGA
- a CDS encoding AI-2E family transporter, giving the protein MEKKYPSSIILASKLIVLFLTIALAHFLKSVLVPMMFALIISIMLYPLCNLLERIKFPRAAASILSVIVATLVLSGLMYFIVHQVIVIGKDGQDIATNFGNIYDSIQKWFESKFGLEPGQLTNQIREEAHKSVSNIGKYLTTVFSSAGGTLANGVLVPLYTFFFLYYRDFFKDFLIQAAKGAPAEKVVETISRIYHVIQSYLLGLVTVMGIVAVLNTVGLLMMGIEYAWFFGTLAAILILIPYIGVAIGSLIPALYALATMDSSWYALGVIGWFQVVQFLEGNFITPNIVGGKVSLNPLVAIVSLILGGMLFGLGGLILAIPMVAVIKIVFDMTEATQPFSFLIGEPDEEHLHRDSFEKLMDKHEVNKKNDSSS; this is encoded by the coding sequence ATGGAGAAGAAATATCCCAGTAGCATCATACTGGCTTCGAAGCTTATCGTCCTGTTTTTGACCATTGCATTGGCCCACTTTCTCAAGAGTGTCTTGGTGCCCATGATGTTTGCCCTGATCATTTCGATCATGCTCTACCCGCTATGTAATCTACTGGAAAGAATAAAATTTCCCAGAGCTGCAGCTTCCATATTATCGGTTATTGTAGCCACATTGGTACTTTCTGGTTTAATGTACTTTATCGTTCATCAAGTAATTGTGATCGGAAAGGATGGTCAGGATATCGCCACCAATTTTGGGAATATTTATGACAGCATCCAGAAGTGGTTTGAGAGCAAGTTTGGTTTGGAGCCTGGGCAATTGACCAACCAGATCAGAGAAGAAGCCCATAAGTCAGTTTCAAATATTGGTAAATACCTCACCACTGTCTTTAGCTCTGCTGGTGGTACTTTGGCCAATGGCGTTTTGGTACCATTGTATACTTTCTTCTTTCTTTATTACAGGGATTTCTTTAAGGATTTTCTCATTCAAGCAGCCAAGGGAGCTCCTGCTGAAAAAGTGGTCGAAACCATCAGTAGGATTTACCACGTTATCCAAAGTTATCTGTTGGGATTGGTAACTGTAATGGGAATCGTGGCTGTTCTCAATACAGTTGGGTTATTGATGATGGGGATTGAGTATGCTTGGTTTTTTGGGACCCTGGCCGCCATACTTATTTTGATTCCTTATATCGGTGTGGCTATTGGTTCTTTGATTCCAGCATTGTATGCTTTGGCGACCATGGACAGCTCTTGGTATGCGCTGGGTGTAATTGGCTGGTTTCAGGTAGTCCAGTTTCTGGAAGGAAATTTTATCACTCCAAATATTGTAGGGGGAAAGGTGAGCTTGAACCCACTGGTAGCCATTGTTTCTTTAATCTTGGGAGGGATGCTCTTTGGTTTGGGAGGCTTGATTTTAGCAATTCCAATGGTAGCAGTGATCAAAATTGTATTCGATATGACAGAAGCTACCCAGCCTTTTAGCTTTTTGATTGGAGAGCCTGATGAAGAACATTTGCACCGTGACTCTTTCGAAAAACTGATGGATAAACACGAGGTCAATAAAAAGAATGATTCCTCTTCCTAA
- a CDS encoding ion transporter: MKLTRKRLAHIVFESDDAASKRFDVVLLIAILGSVTITVLDSVRKLHDAYGTIFYMLEWAFTILFTIEYILRVWLSRRTAGYVLSFYGLVDLLAILPTYISLVVANSHFLAVVRALRFLRVLRVLKLGRYMREAQMLTEALHNSRMKIQIFLGSVITIILVMGTVMFFIEGPESGFTSIPMAMYWAIVTLTTVGYGDISPMTPLGQFMASLIMLLGYAIIAVPTGIVTSEINAAKNKKRNSDDQRTCHTCHAGNHDEDAYHCKYCGTRL; this comes from the coding sequence ATGAAACTGACCAGAAAAAGACTGGCACATATTGTTTTTGAATCAGATGATGCAGCGTCCAAACGTTTCGATGTAGTTCTATTGATCGCTATTCTTGGTAGTGTTACGATTACGGTATTGGATTCTGTTCGAAAGCTCCATGATGCATATGGTACTATTTTCTATATGTTGGAATGGGCTTTCACGATTCTTTTTACCATTGAGTATATTTTGAGGGTTTGGCTTAGTCGGAGGACTGCGGGCTATGTGTTGAGCTTTTATGGTCTGGTGGATTTGTTGGCCATATTGCCAACCTATATCAGTTTGGTGGTGGCCAATAGCCATTTTCTGGCTGTGGTCAGGGCCCTTAGGTTTTTGAGGGTGTTGAGGGTCTTAAAGCTGGGGCGGTACATGCGGGAGGCACAGATGCTGACAGAAGCCTTGCATAATAGCCGGATGAAAATACAGATTTTCCTTGGCTCTGTGATTACCATTATTCTGGTGATGGGCACGGTGATGTTTTTCATTGAAGGGCCTGAGAGTGGTTTTACCAGTATTCCCATGGCCATGTATTGGGCCATTGTAACTTTGACCACGGTGGGTTATGGGGACATTTCACCTATGACGCCGCTAGGGCAATTTATGGCTTCATTGATTATGCTTTTAGGCTATGCGATCATCGCAGTACCTACAGGTATAGTGACTTCCGAGATCAATGCGGCTAAAAACAAAAAGAGAAATTCAGATGACCAAAGAACCTGTCATACTTGCCATGCTGGCAATCATGATGAGGATGCTTACCATTGTAAATATTGTGGAACCAGGCTTTAG
- a CDS encoding TrkH family potassium uptake protein has protein sequence MNVNKKLIKGVLEKAIMVLSFISFALVVYEEGFKKPFLSLSDSHALLKTILGFIWSGYIGLYFLAKAGSGFSKKRISELALIFMISLILIFIFTDYSIPTFSAITQVTTDRFLVDLLVAVVFLIELSKVSLGVNELKLNPPLIFLLSFFVLIIIGTVLLMLPNATYQPIHLVDALFTSTSAVCVTGLIVLDTAKDFTIFGQLIILFLFQLGGLGMMTFTSFFGFFFRGSFSIQNQLFLRDFINEENFGQIFNTLLKVILFTFLVEGVGAVLIFFSLDKELFESTGGMIFFSVFHSVSGFCNAGFSILSDGLYQEGFRDNYNMHLILAFSIVLGGIGFPVVLSYYGYLKHLIRGLYRKVLFGERYRHVPRVVNVGTRLVMLTTGLLLLVGFVLYWVLEEENTLAGLSGYGKVVTAIFGAVTPRTAGFNTVDMTNMAIPTVLVYLLLMWIGASPGSTGGGLKTSTFAVAILSSFSIAKGKDRVEVFRREISNTTLRKAFAVTFMSIMMIGGAVFFLKLFDRDIPLLSVFFEAFSAFSTVGLSLGITGGLSFGSKLVLIVTMFVGRVGILTLLIAVSKGVKNLSYRYPEESVFIT, from the coding sequence ATGAATGTAAATAAAAAGCTGATAAAAGGCGTATTGGAAAAGGCAATCATGGTGCTTAGCTTTATTAGCTTTGCCTTAGTGGTTTATGAAGAAGGCTTTAAAAAGCCATTCTTGTCCTTGTCGGATTCCCATGCCTTATTGAAGACTATTCTCGGTTTTATCTGGTCAGGCTATATAGGGCTTTATTTTTTGGCAAAGGCAGGTTCAGGATTTAGCAAAAAGAGAATTTCAGAGCTAGCGCTGATTTTCATGATCAGTTTGATTTTGATTTTCATATTTACCGATTATTCCATTCCTACTTTTTCAGCGATAACACAGGTTACTACTGATCGGTTTTTGGTGGATTTGCTTGTGGCGGTAGTTTTTTTAATAGAACTGTCCAAAGTCAGCTTGGGAGTAAATGAACTCAAGCTCAATCCTCCATTAATATTTTTGCTTAGCTTCTTTGTGTTGATCATTATAGGAACAGTATTGTTGATGCTGCCTAATGCTACCTATCAGCCCATTCATTTGGTAGATGCCTTGTTTACATCAACCAGTGCCGTTTGTGTAACGGGACTTATAGTGCTGGATACCGCCAAAGACTTTACCATTTTCGGGCAGTTGATCATTCTGTTTTTGTTCCAATTAGGTGGATTGGGGATGATGACCTTTACGAGCTTTTTTGGCTTTTTCTTTAGAGGAAGCTTCAGCATCCAGAACCAACTGTTTTTACGGGATTTTATCAATGAAGAAAACTTTGGCCAAATTTTTAATACCCTGCTTAAAGTAATTCTTTTTACCTTTTTGGTGGAAGGAGTGGGCGCGGTACTGATCTTCTTTTCATTGGACAAAGAACTGTTTGAAAGCACTGGAGGAATGATTTTCTTTTCCGTCTTTCATAGTGTTTCTGGGTTTTGCAATGCAGGCTTTAGCATCTTGAGTGATGGCTTGTACCAGGAAGGCTTTAGGGACAATTACAATATGCACCTGATTCTGGCTTTTTCAATTGTTTTGGGAGGAATAGGATTTCCTGTTGTGCTAAGTTATTATGGCTATTTGAAACATCTTATAAGAGGGTTATATCGAAAGGTCCTGTTTGGAGAAAGGTATAGGCATGTGCCACGAGTAGTTAATGTAGGTACTCGATTAGTAATGCTCACTACTGGCTTACTTTTATTGGTGGGCTTTGTGCTATATTGGGTTTTGGAGGAAGAAAATACACTGGCAGGGCTCAGTGGTTATGGTAAGGTGGTGACAGCAATATTCGGCGCGGTAACGCCGAGAACTGCCGGTTTCAACACGGTGGATATGACGAACATGGCCATTCCAACAGTTTTGGTTTATCTCTTGTTGATGTGGATAGGGGCTTCACCAGGGTCTACCGGAGGAGGTTTGAAGACCAGTACCTTCGCAGTGGCCATCCTCAGTTCATTCAGTATTGCCAAAGGGAAAGACCGGGTGGAGGTGTTTAGAAGGGAAATATCCAACACAACCTTAAGAAAAGCCTTTGCGGTTACTTTCATGTCGATTATGATGATTGGTGGAGCGGTGTTCTTTTTGAAGCTTTTCGATAGAGATATCCCTTTATTGAGTGTATTCTTTGAAGCGTTTTCAGCTTTTTCGACTGTGGGGTTAAGTTTGGGAATCACTGGAGGATTGAGCTTTGGAAGTAAATTGGTGCTGATTGTAACCATGTTTGTAGGAAGAGTGGGGATCCTCACCTTATTGATTGCGGTCAGCAAAGGTGTTAAAAATCTTAGCTATCGCTATCCTGAAGAGTCAGTGTTTATCACTTGA
- a CDS encoding TrkA family potassium uptake protein has product MKFIIVGMGNFGAYLAARLTDKGHEVIGIDNDMNKIEAVKEKVTHTICMNATDKHAVKNLPIKETDVVLIAIGEDMGASIMATAVFKELQAKRIISRAITNTHETVIKAIGVDEIIHPEEETAERLSKKLEMKGVIDSFDISDGYNIVEVTAPKDFVGKTIGETAVRNRFNVNILTIIKVRNRANLFGNLQERQKVLGVVNAQTMIEKNDILVLFGDIKDIQNILNLNEE; this is encoded by the coding sequence ATGAAATTTATCATCGTAGGCATGGGCAACTTTGGAGCCTATCTGGCTGCCCGGTTAACTGACAAAGGTCACGAAGTGATTGGCATCGATAATGATATGAACAAGATTGAGGCCGTCAAAGAAAAAGTAACCCATACCATTTGTATGAATGCTACCGACAAGCATGCCGTCAAAAATCTACCAATCAAAGAAACAGATGTTGTTTTGATTGCAATTGGAGAGGATATGGGAGCTTCGATTATGGCGACAGCTGTTTTCAAAGAATTGCAGGCCAAAAGAATCATTAGTAGGGCCATTACCAATACCCATGAAACCGTGATCAAAGCCATTGGTGTGGATGAAATTATCCATCCGGAAGAGGAAACAGCAGAAAGGCTTTCTAAAAAGCTGGAGATGAAAGGGGTGATTGACAGCTTTGATATTTCGGACGGCTATAATATCGTGGAGGTGACAGCCCCAAAAGATTTTGTGGGCAAGACTATCGGCGAAACGGCAGTAAGAAATCGCTTCAATGTCAACATTCTGACTATTATCAAAGTCCGCAATAGGGCCAATCTTTTTGGTAATCTGCAGGAGAGACAAAAGGTGCTTGGTGTGGTCAATGCCCAAACCATGATTGAAAAAAATGATATTTTGGTACTTTTCGGAGATATCAAGGACATCCAAAATATCCTTAATCTTAACGAAGAATAA
- a CDS encoding LUD domain-containing protein, whose amino-acid sequence MSSKASILAAIQKNKPSATPLPAFLNFPDQPDLVEKYQKGLSGNGGKLIEAGSLEQVQQYISENFAEDQLIASLVDGIKGNVDVQQISDPHDLEHVELAILKGELGVAENGAIWMPEENVVHRVLPFIAQHLIIILKENTLLTNMHQAYDKVNVSAPGYGVFIAGPSKTADIEQSLVIGAHGPRSLTVFLLK is encoded by the coding sequence ATGAGCAGTAAAGCTTCAATTTTAGCAGCTATTCAAAAGAATAAGCCATCAGCAACACCTTTACCTGCATTTCTCAACTTTCCTGACCAACCTGATTTGGTAGAAAAGTACCAGAAAGGCCTTTCAGGAAATGGGGGAAAATTAATCGAAGCAGGTTCATTGGAACAAGTCCAACAATACATTTCAGAAAACTTTGCCGAGGATCAGCTGATTGCTTCTTTGGTGGATGGCATAAAAGGGAATGTCGATGTACAACAAATTTCCGATCCGCATGACTTAGAACATGTTGAACTGGCTATTCTTAAAGGAGAATTGGGGGTGGCTGAAAATGGAGCTATTTGGATGCCGGAAGAAAATGTCGTTCATCGTGTGTTGCCCTTTATCGCCCAACACTTGATCATCATTCTGAAGGAAAATACGTTACTGACCAATATGCATCAAGCCTACGACAAAGTAAATGTGTCAGCCCCGGGCTATGGTGTCTTTATCGCAGGACCTTCCAAAACAGCTGATATAGAACAGTCGCTGGTTATCGGTGCCCATGGTCCAAGAAGTTTAACCGTATTTTTGTTGAAATAA
- a CDS encoding lactate utilization protein B yields MKGHTHAKAAEEFIKDDARTHWHDETLWHVRQKRDLSAQGIPEWETLRDTASATKNYVLSHLGELLEQFEANALANGVEVLWAKDAKEHNDHVYRILQENKVANIVKSKSILTEECGLNHYLEDKGYEVVDTDLGERIIQFAKQAPSHIVLPAIHLKKQDIGEIFHKHIGTQEGASDPKYLTEAARQHLRKKFIEANAAITGVNFGIAETGGFVVCTNEGNADMGTHLADIHIACMGIEKLIPRAADLGVFLRLLARSATGQSITNYSSHFHRPAQGKKMYIILVDNGRTEQLGREDFKNSLKCIRCGACMNTCPIYRRSGGYSYNSTVPGPIGSILSPGKDLKKYSTLPFASTLCGSCSDVCPVKINIHEQLYKWRQVITENTDVDASKKLAMKVAGVTFGKPVLYDLAGKMARTALKITPDSLVYSSINVWGKHRDLPQVPKESFKEWYKKNRKS; encoded by the coding sequence ATGAAAGGACATACCCACGCTAAAGCAGCGGAAGAATTTATAAAAGATGACGCCAGAACCCACTGGCACGATGAGACCCTTTGGCATGTGCGTCAAAAAAGAGACCTATCTGCTCAAGGCATTCCTGAATGGGAGACCCTCAGGGACACAGCCTCAGCCACCAAAAACTATGTACTTTCCCACTTGGGAGAGCTTTTGGAACAATTTGAAGCCAATGCATTGGCCAATGGGGTAGAGGTGCTTTGGGCAAAAGATGCCAAGGAACACAATGACCATGTTTATAGGATTCTTCAAGAAAATAAGGTCGCCAATATTGTCAAGAGCAAGTCTATCCTTACGGAGGAATGTGGTTTGAACCATTACTTGGAAGACAAAGGCTATGAGGTAGTGGATACGGATCTTGGAGAGCGAATCATCCAGTTTGCCAAGCAAGCTCCGAGTCATATTGTTCTCCCTGCCATCCACCTTAAAAAACAGGATATTGGAGAGATTTTCCACAAGCACATAGGTACACAGGAAGGCGCCAGCGACCCCAAATACCTTACTGAAGCTGCCCGGCAGCACCTTAGAAAAAAATTCATTGAGGCCAATGCCGCCATTACAGGAGTCAACTTCGGCATAGCGGAAACAGGCGGTTTTGTAGTCTGCACCAACGAAGGTAATGCCGATATGGGCACTCACTTGGCAGACATTCATATTGCCTGCATGGGCATTGAAAAATTAATTCCAAGAGCCGCAGACTTGGGCGTTTTTCTACGACTTTTGGCGCGAAGCGCCACTGGTCAAAGCATCACCAACTATTCTTCTCATTTCCACCGACCTGCCCAAGGGAAAAAGATGTATATCATCTTAGTGGACAATGGTCGAACGGAACAGTTGGGCAGGGAAGACTTCAAAAACTCCCTGAAGTGTATTCGATGTGGGGCCTGTATGAATACCTGCCCTATTTACAGAAGAAGTGGTGGCTATAGCTACAACTCCACAGTTCCGGGCCCGATAGGCTCTATCCTTTCCCCAGGCAAGGACCTGAAGAAATACAGCACCTTACCATTTGCCTCCACCCTATGTGGCTCTTGCTCAGACGTCTGCCCCGTGAAGATCAATATCCATGAACAACTTTACAAGTGGCGACAAGTAATTACAGAAAACACGGATGTGGATGCCAGTAAGAAATTGGCCATGAAAGTGGCCGGTGTAACATTTGGTAAACCCGTTCTGTATGACCTAGCTGGAAAGATGGCCCGAACAGCCCTCAAGATCACTCCCGATAGCTTGGTATACAGTAGCATCAATGTATGGGGAAAACATAGGGATTTACCTCAGGTGCCTAAGGAAAGTTTCAAAGAGTGGTACAAGAAAAACAGAAAATCATGA